In one Oscillospiraceae bacterium genomic region, the following are encoded:
- the thil gene encoding acetyl-CoA acetyltransferase → MKDVYVVSCCRTAIGSFGGSLKDVPAVELGAAVIKEALKRGNVKPEQLDEVMFGCILTAGLGQNPARQVSIKAGVPVEVPAYTVGMVCGSGMKSVIEGARAILCGDADMVMAGGTENMSAAPYAMPAARYGARMGDTKMVDTMIKDGLWDAYNNYHMGTTAENICDVWGITRQELDEFAASSQQKAEAAQKSGRFDDEIVPVMVKQKKQLVEFKVDEFPRPGVTAEGISKLRGAFPVGPEGVENEISHTFEVTKVHEADAHKHEQRVTAANASGINDGAAAILLASGEAVEKYGLKPMAKLVSWGQGGVDPKIMGVGPVPASRNAMAKAGLKIEDMDLVEANEAFAAQSIAVARELNFDMDKVNVNGGAISLGHPVGASGARIIVTLLHEMQKRDAKRGLATLCIGGGMGVATIFEKC, encoded by the coding sequence ATGAAAGACGTGTACGTAGTGAGCTGCTGCCGCACCGCAATCGGCTCCTTCGGCGGTTCCCTGAAGGACGTCCCCGCCGTGGAGCTGGGCGCCGCCGTCATCAAGGAGGCGCTGAAGCGCGGCAATGTCAAACCGGAGCAGCTGGACGAGGTCATGTTCGGCTGCATCCTCACCGCCGGCCTGGGTCAGAACCCCGCCCGCCAGGTGTCCATCAAGGCCGGCGTCCCCGTGGAAGTGCCCGCCTACACCGTCGGCATGGTGTGCGGCTCCGGCATGAAGAGCGTCATCGAGGGCGCCCGCGCCATCCTCTGCGGCGACGCCGACATGGTCATGGCCGGCGGCACCGAGAACATGTCCGCCGCCCCCTACGCCATGCCCGCCGCCCGGTACGGCGCCCGCATGGGCGACACCAAGATGGTGGACACCATGATCAAGGACGGCCTGTGGGACGCCTACAACAACTACCACATGGGCACCACCGCCGAGAACATCTGCGACGTGTGGGGCATCACCCGCCAGGAGCTGGACGAGTTCGCCGCCTCCTCCCAGCAGAAGGCCGAGGCCGCCCAGAAGTCCGGCCGCTTCGACGACGAGATCGTGCCCGTCATGGTCAAGCAGAAGAAGCAGCTGGTGGAGTTCAAGGTGGACGAGTTCCCCCGCCCGGGCGTGACCGCCGAGGGCATCTCCAAGCTGCGCGGCGCCTTCCCCGTGGGCCCCGAGGGCGTGGAGAACGAGATCAGCCACACCTTTGAGGTGACGAAGGTCCACGAGGCCGACGCCCACAAGCACGAGCAGCGCGTCACCGCCGCCAACGCCTCCGGCATCAACGACGGCGCGGCCGCCATCCTGCTGGCCTCCGGCGAGGCGGTGGAGAAGTACGGCCTCAAGCCCATGGCCAAGCTGGTGAGCTGGGGCCAGGGCGGCGTGGATCCCAAGATTATGGGCGTGGGCCCCGTGCCCGCCTCCCGCAACGCCATGGCAAAGGCCGGGCTGAAGATCGAGGACATGGACCTTGTCGAGGCCAACGAGGCCTTCGCCGCCCAGTCCATCGCCGTGGCCCGCGAGCTGAACTTCGACATGGACAAGGTCAACGTCAACGGCGGCGCCATCTCCCTGGGCCACCCCGTGGGCGCCTCCGGCGCGCGCATCATCGTCACCCTGCTCCACGAGATGCAGAAGCGGGACGCCAAGCGCGGCCTGGCCACCCTGTGCATCGGCGGCGGAATGGGTGTTGCAACCATCTTTGAGAAGTGCTAA